A window from Flavobacterium sp. encodes these proteins:
- a CDS encoding acyl transferase produces MITSTDIFTISSHKQFEKTALKVFRFQYANNVVYRDFCDFLKTDIQQVKSLQQIPFLPIQFFKSHNVVSNENPVEVTFTSSGTTGMVTSRHLVTDVSLYEESYRKGFSQFYGNIEDYVVLALLPSYLEREGSSLIYMVEDLIKLSNQPESGFYLHNHDDLIKKLTELDEAGQNVILIGVTYALLDLIEKHQFDLQNTIIMETGGMKGKRKEMIREELHEILCKGFGVSSIHSEYGMTELLAQAYSLGEGVFECPSWMHILVRDPEDALTYIQDGKTGGINVIDLANINSCSFIATQDLGKKNPNNSFEVLGRFDNSDIRGCNLMVL; encoded by the coding sequence TTGATTACATCTACCGATATATTTACTATTTCAAGCCACAAACAATTTGAAAAAACAGCATTAAAAGTCTTTCGCTTTCAATACGCGAATAATGTGGTATATCGTGATTTCTGTGACTTTTTAAAAACAGATATTCAACAGGTAAAATCATTACAGCAAATTCCTTTTTTACCCATTCAGTTTTTCAAAAGTCACAATGTAGTTTCAAATGAAAATCCTGTGGAAGTTACTTTTACCAGCAGCGGCACAACCGGAATGGTTACTAGCCGTCATTTAGTGACCGATGTTTCCCTATATGAGGAAAGTTACCGCAAAGGCTTTTCTCAATTCTATGGAAATATCGAAGATTATGTTGTTTTAGCGCTTTTGCCGTCTTATTTAGAGCGCGAGGGATCTTCACTTATTTATATGGTCGAAGATTTAATAAAACTATCCAATCAGCCTGAAAGCGGGTTTTATTTACACAATCACGACGACTTAATTAAAAAGTTGACTGAACTTGACGAAGCTGGTCAAAATGTGATTCTAATTGGCGTTACTTACGCTTTATTAGATTTAATTGAAAAGCATCAATTCGACCTTCAAAATACCATTATTATGGAAACGGGAGGAATGAAAGGAAAACGCAAAGAAATGATTCGTGAAGAACTGCATGAAATACTTTGCAAAGGTTTTGGCGTTTCTTCTATTCATTCAGAATACGGAATGACAGAACTTTTAGCTCAGGCTTATTCTCTTGGTGAAGGTGTTTTTGAATGTCCGTCGTGGATGCATATTTTAGTTCGCGATCCCGAAGATGCCTTAACGTACATACAAGACGGAAAAACTGGCGGTATAAACGTAATAGACTTAGCCAATATTAACTCTTGTTCTTTTATTGCGACGCAGGATTTAGGCAAAAAAAATCCCAACAACTCTTTTGAGGTATTGGGACGTTTTGATAATTCTGATATTCGTGGGTGTAATTTGATGGTTTTATAG
- a CDS encoding T9SS type A sorting domain-containing protein, whose product MAKNYFYIIFLLAFFFTVSASAQDSKQLPKTQDAAGIEGLSLYPNPVTSGRVYISSKNDLEKEVVVFDILGKRVLQTHLASRELNVSDLVPGVYIIKISEQNTSSTRKLIIR is encoded by the coding sequence ATGGCAAAAAACTACTTTTATATTATATTCTTATTGGCTTTTTTCTTTACTGTAAGTGCTTCGGCACAAGACAGTAAGCAATTACCAAAAACTCAGGACGCTGCGGGTATTGAGGGACTAAGCTTGTACCCTAACCCAGTTACCAGCGGAAGAGTATATATTTCTTCTAAAAATGATTTAGAAAAAGAAGTTGTAGTTTTTGATATTCTGGGAAAAAGAGTTCTCCAAACGCATTTAGCTTCACGAGAACTGAATGTTTCAGATTTAGTTCCAGGTGTTTATATCATCAAAATAAGCGAACAAAACACTTCTTCAACCCGAAAATTAATTATCCGATAA
- a CDS encoding TonB-dependent receptor encodes MKFNLRFLFIALFICTISIAQNKGTISGVLTDKESNNAALPFANVLIKGTNISVNTDIDGKYSLNVNPGNYTVIFSFVGYETKEAPVTVKAGETVVINQVLSSGSYTLKDVVVKSTAGNKQKESALLLDQKNAVSFKAAIGAEEISRKGVNDVANAVAKVSGVSKQDDSGNVFVRGLGDRYNVTTLNGLPLPSNTPANKNILLDIFSTSIVDNIAISKTFESQNYADFGGANIDISAKKFSGKPFISFSIGTGANTNVLGQDHFYLQDGPNYFGFKKVGVPTAPLQPYSYSTSWDRKENKNVLNAFYTLSGGKKFEINDESSISTFVTGSFSARNKYTEGYSRGGITSDGDIFSDFIRTSYKHSTTTTVMGTADYKINNKNSIFFTSLFLNSSDQDYSEYEGTNQNFDGGGDAQQQISGFIKRGTFERTQLIVNQLTGKNKFNDQWNLNWGVGYSMSNSAVPDRMQNSFVYAPDAVNYTFFTNSNINNHRFFQDLKENEIAANVALSYNFKKGSDDIYKGKLTVGYSGKFKDVDYDMEQYSFFPNRTTISFPKEDIHHVDNYLDPAHWGSSYSNRIHQLYTGNLDINAAFANVQYSLTDRLSVILGARLEQLTQNVFFITTTVPQGGNSDDSKFNILPSLISKYTLTDKQNLKFSASKTYTLPQFKEKVPIIYEDVAQAYEGNPRLYASTNYNFDLGWEFFPKAGELISVTAFGKIIQNPINEMFLNSSSNDISYANTGDKGTVAGVEVEFRKDILEIEKEDNLKTKLSFDANGSYLYTNQDLSNDKVNNENDFGANFTFTESKLTGASNFLANANLSYLNEFSDTKNISATVSYSYFSDKLAVIGTSRVGNMVDKAVNKLDFIFNTSLTKNLKLGFIYNNILNPTFERVQEQGKVPGKESVGDITVTSYKAGSDLRLTLNYTF; translated from the coding sequence ATGAAATTCAATTTAAGATTTCTATTTATTGCACTATTTATCTGTACGATTTCGATCGCGCAAAACAAAGGTACGATTTCTGGCGTTCTTACCGACAAAGAATCGAACAATGCAGCTCTACCTTTTGCTAATGTTTTAATTAAAGGTACGAATATTAGCGTAAACACGGACATTGACGGAAAATATTCGTTGAATGTAAATCCTGGAAACTATACTGTTATTTTTAGTTTTGTAGGATATGAAACCAAAGAAGCTCCAGTTACTGTAAAAGCAGGCGAAACTGTAGTTATAAATCAGGTACTTTCTTCTGGAAGTTATACTCTTAAAGATGTTGTCGTAAAATCGACAGCAGGAAATAAACAAAAAGAATCCGCATTATTATTAGATCAAAAAAATGCAGTTTCATTTAAAGCAGCTATTGGTGCTGAAGAGATTTCAAGAAAAGGAGTTAACGACGTCGCTAATGCAGTTGCAAAAGTGAGCGGAGTATCTAAACAAGATGATTCTGGAAATGTTTTTGTAAGAGGTTTAGGAGATCGTTATAATGTTACAACATTGAATGGCCTTCCATTACCATCAAACACTCCGGCGAACAAAAATATTCTTTTGGATATTTTTTCTACTAGCATTGTAGATAATATTGCTATTAGTAAAACTTTTGAATCTCAAAATTATGCAGATTTTGGAGGTGCAAATATTGATATCAGTGCTAAAAAATTCAGTGGAAAACCTTTTATCAGTTTCTCTATCGGAACAGGTGCTAATACAAACGTTTTAGGACAAGATCATTTTTACCTGCAAGACGGGCCTAATTATTTTGGTTTTAAAAAAGTTGGTGTTCCTACTGCCCCACTTCAACCATATAGTTATTCAACAAGTTGGGACAGAAAAGAAAACAAAAATGTATTGAATGCTTTCTACACTTTATCAGGAGGAAAAAAATTTGAGATCAATGATGAAAGCTCAATTAGCACTTTTGTTACTGGTTCATTTAGTGCAAGAAACAAATATACTGAAGGTTACAGCAGAGGAGGAATTACTTCTGACGGAGATATATTTTCTGACTTTATCAGAACTTCTTACAAGCATAGCACTACTACCACTGTTATGGGTACGGCAGATTATAAAATTAATAACAAAAACTCTATATTCTTTACTTCATTATTCTTAAACTCAAGTGATCAGGATTATAGTGAGTACGAAGGAACAAACCAAAATTTTGACGGTGGTGGAGATGCTCAACAACAAATTTCAGGTTTTATTAAAAGAGGAACTTTTGAAAGAACTCAATTAATTGTAAACCAATTGACAGGAAAAAACAAATTCAACGATCAGTGGAATTTAAATTGGGGAGTAGGATACAGTATGTCTAACAGTGCAGTTCCAGATCGTATGCAAAACTCTTTTGTTTATGCTCCTGATGCTGTAAATTATACATTCTTTACGAATTCAAATATTAACAATCACAGATTTTTTCAAGACTTGAAAGAAAATGAAATCGCAGCAAATGTTGCTCTTTCATATAATTTCAAAAAAGGTAGTGACGATATTTATAAAGGAAAATTAACAGTTGGTTATTCTGGAAAGTTCAAAGATGTTGATTATGACATGGAACAATATTCATTCTTCCCAAACAGAACTACAATTTCTTTTCCTAAAGAAGACATACATCACGTAGATAACTATTTAGATCCTGCACACTGGGGTTCATCTTACTCAAACAGAATTCACCAATTGTATACTGGAAATTTAGATATTAATGCTGCATTTGCTAATGTTCAATATTCTTTAACTGACAGATTGAGTGTAATATTAGGTGCTAGATTAGAACAATTGACTCAAAATGTTTTCTTTATCACAACAACTGTTCCTCAAGGCGGGAATTCTGATGATTCAAAGTTTAACATTTTACCAAGTTTAATTTCTAAATATACATTGACTGATAAACAGAATTTAAAATTCTCTGCAAGTAAAACTTACACACTTCCTCAGTTTAAAGAAAAAGTGCCAATTATTTACGAAGATGTTGCACAAGCATATGAAGGAAATCCAAGATTGTATGCTTCGACAAATTACAATTTCGATTTGGGATGGGAATTTTTCCCAAAAGCAGGTGAACTTATTTCTGTAACTGCATTTGGAAAAATTATTCAAAATCCGATCAATGAAATGTTTCTTAACTCTTCATCAAATGATATTTCTTATGCAAATACAGGAGATAAAGGAACTGTAGCCGGAGTTGAAGTTGAGTTTAGAAAAGACATTCTTGAAATTGAAAAAGAAGATAATTTAAAGACAAAACTTTCATTTGACGCAAACGGATCCTATTTATATACAAACCAAGATCTAAGCAATGATAAAGTAAACAATGAAAATGATTTTGGAGCAAACTTTACTTTTACAGAAAGTAAATTGACAGGAGCTTCTAATTTTCTTGCAAATGCTAACCTTTCATACTTAAATGAATTTTCAGACACTAAAAATATTTCTGCAACAGTATCATACTCTTATTTTTCAGATAAATTAGCAGTAATTGGAACTTCAAGAGTTGGAAACATGGTCGATAAAGCTGTAAATAAGCTAGACTTCATTTTTAATACAAGTCTAACAAAAAATTTAAAATTAGGTTTTATTTATAATAATATCCTAAACCCAACTTTCGAACGCGTACAAGAACAAGGAAAAGTACCCGGAAAAGAGTCTGTGGGAGATATTACAGTAACATCATATAAAGCAGGTTCTGATCTTAGACTTACTTTAAACTATACATTCTAA